From Myxosarcina sp. GI1, the proteins below share one genomic window:
- a CDS encoding NAD(P)-dependent alcohol dehydrogenase, with protein MTIKAYAAYEPGGTLKPFEYDPGSLGRDRVEIDVEFCGICHSDLSMLDNKWGMTEYPFVPGHEVVGTIAAVGELVSEIKVGQRVGLGWFAGSCMHCEWCMSGNHNLCRTAEATIIGRHGGFANKVRAHWSWVFPLPEASDPATAGPMFCGGITVFNPVVQLNVKPTDRVGVIGIGGLGHLALRFLHAWGCDVTAFSTSPDKEEEARQLGANHFVNSRDPNALEKLANSFDLILSTVGVDLDWQLYIAALRPKGRLHLVGIASEVSSQVFPLIDGQKSISATPLGSPTTTVKMINFAARHGIEPITEMFPFDRVNEAMEKLRNGKPRYRLVLKH; from the coding sequence ATGACAATTAAAGCTTATGCAGCCTACGAACCAGGCGGAACTCTCAAACCCTTTGAATACGATCCTGGTTCTCTTGGCAGAGATCGAGTCGAAATCGACGTTGAGTTCTGCGGAATTTGTCACAGTGACTTGAGCATGTTGGACAATAAGTGGGGTATGACTGAATACCCATTCGTACCAGGACACGAAGTAGTTGGCACTATTGCCGCCGTAGGAGAACTCGTCAGCGAAATTAAAGTTGGACAACGGGTAGGACTAGGATGGTTTGCTGGCTCCTGTATGCATTGCGAATGGTGTATGTCGGGCAATCATAACCTATGCCGAACGGCAGAAGCGACTATTATCGGTCGGCATGGAGGATTTGCCAACAAAGTTCGCGCCCACTGGAGTTGGGTATTTCCCCTCCCAGAAGCTAGCGATCCTGCTACGGCAGGTCCGATGTTTTGCGGCGGCATTACCGTTTTTAATCCAGTCGTTCAACTCAACGTTAAGCCTACAGACCGCGTTGGGGTAATTGGTATCGGCGGACTCGGTCATTTAGCCCTGCGTTTTCTCCACGCCTGGGGGTGCGACGTTACTGCTTTTTCGACTAGTCCAGATAAAGAAGAGGAAGCCCGACAGCTTGGTGCGAACCACTTTGTCAACTCTCGCGATCCTAATGCCCTCGAAAAGTTAGCTAATTCTTTTGACCTAATTCTCTCAACCGTTGGTGTCGATCTCGATTGGCAGCTTTACATTGCTGCTTTACGTCCTAAAGGTCGGCTACATCTAGTGGGAATTGCTTCTGAAGTTTCTAGTCAAGTTTTTCCGCTAATAGATGGTCAAAAGTCCATTTCTGCAACTCCCTTGGGTAGCCCGACAACTACCGTCAAGATGATAAATTTTGCTGCCCGTCATGGTATCGAGCCAATTACCGAAATGTTTCCCTTCGATCGCGTCAATGAAGCCATGGAAAAACTTCGCAACGGCAAACCGCGATATCGTTTGGTACTAAAGCACTAA
- a CDS encoding alpha/beta fold hydrolase, whose amino-acid sequence MPYLTVGKENSGSIDIYYEDLGAGQPVVLIHGFPLNGHSWEKQILVLLEADYRVITYDRRGFGNSSQPSCGYDYDTFAADLNALMSELDLRDAVLVGFSMGTGEVTRYLSKYGSERVNKAVLMAPVPPFLLKTDNNPEGVDRSVFDGIMKSIVADRPAYLSAFFKDFFNVDELYGDRISNEAIQMNWNIAAGASAKATLDCVPAWLTDFRDDLPRIDVPTLIVQGDSDRILPLKSTGARLPQLIKNSRLVVIPDAPHALNWTHSDLVNPVLLDFLQQET is encoded by the coding sequence ATGCCTTATCTTACTGTCGGTAAAGAAAACTCTGGAAGTATCGATATCTACTACGAAGATCTGGGAGCGGGTCAACCCGTGGTGCTAATTCACGGATTTCCTCTCAACGGTCATTCCTGGGAAAAACAAATTCTAGTTTTACTCGAAGCAGATTATCGGGTTATAACTTACGATCGCCGAGGCTTTGGTAATTCCAGCCAGCCATCTTGTGGCTATGATTACGATACCTTTGCAGCAGATTTGAACGCACTCATGAGCGAACTCGATCTCCGCGATGCAGTTTTGGTCGGTTTCTCGATGGGAACGGGGGAAGTAACCCGTTATCTTAGCAAGTACGGTTCGGAGCGGGTTAATAAAGCAGTGCTGATGGCTCCAGTCCCACCTTTCCTACTAAAGACAGACAATAATCCTGAAGGAGTCGATCGCAGCGTCTTTGACGGAATTATGAAGAGTATTGTTGCCGATCGCCCTGCTTATTTGTCAGCATTTTTCAAAGACTTTTTTAACGTGGATGAGCTTTATGGCGATCGCATCAGCAACGAAGCCATTCAGATGAACTGGAATATAGCAGCAGGAGCATCTGCTAAGGCTACTTTAGACTGCGTACCAGCTTGGCTAACCGACTTTAGAGACGATTTGCCACGCATCGATGTACCGACTCTAATAGTTCAAGGAGATAGCGATCGCATTCTGCCACTTAAGTCTACAGGAGCGAGATTGCCACAGTTAATTAAAAACAGTCGTCTGGTAGTTATACCAGACGCTCCCCATGCACTTAACTGGACTCATTCAGATCTGGTTAACCCAGTGCTGCTTGACTTTCTCCAACAAGAAACCTAA
- a CDS encoding DHA2 family efflux MFS transporter permease subunit: MSQINTVKLQQDTVSLKTWIGIAGAMLGAFMAVLDIQITNSSLEEIQAALGATLEEGSWISTAYLIAEIVVIPLTGWLSQVFSVRRYLLVNVTLFIFFSICCAQASSLGVMIVFRACQGFTGGVLIPMALTIVLTFLPQSKQPVGMALFAMTATFAPSIGPTIGGWLTDNIGWEFNFYLNIIPGLIMLTAIAYAIPAKPMQLHLLKNGDWWGILSMAIGLGCLEIFLEEGNRKDWFGSELIVRCAIFAAIFITVFLWIELTRRQPFINLRLLLRRNFSIGSIAGLALGLGLYGSVYILPLYLTQIQDYTAMQIGEVIMWSGLPQLLLIPLVPKLMQRFDVRFLAAVGFSIFALSCFMNSSMTSQTDITQLRWSQLVRALGQPLMIVPLTTIATGNIEPKEAGSASGLFNMMRNLGGSMGIAALSTLLSRREQFHSSHIGEAVSLYDPQTQQRIDRLIQTFISRGSDAVTARQQAIAVIDNLVRREAYTMAYNDCFYFMGFAILLCGLALIFCKKVKTGGNTAAH, from the coding sequence GTGTCTCAAATAAATACAGTCAAACTCCAGCAAGATACGGTTAGTCTAAAAACCTGGATCGGTATCGCAGGTGCCATGTTGGGTGCGTTTATGGCGGTGCTGGATATTCAAATTACCAATTCGTCTTTAGAAGAAATTCAGGCAGCATTAGGAGCAACCTTAGAAGAAGGTTCCTGGATTTCAACGGCTTACTTAATTGCCGAAATCGTGGTAATTCCGCTAACGGGTTGGTTATCCCAGGTATTTTCGGTACGACGCTATCTTTTAGTTAACGTTACTTTATTTATCTTCTTCTCTATCTGTTGCGCTCAGGCATCGAGCTTGGGAGTAATGATTGTTTTTCGTGCCTGTCAGGGGTTTACGGGAGGGGTTTTAATCCCGATGGCGTTGACTATCGTTCTAACGTTTTTACCTCAATCGAAACAGCCTGTAGGAATGGCGTTATTTGCCATGACTGCCACTTTTGCACCTTCCATAGGTCCGACTATTGGCGGTTGGCTGACAGATAATATCGGTTGGGAATTTAACTTCTATCTTAATATTATTCCTGGATTAATTATGCTAACGGCGATCGCCTATGCTATTCCTGCCAAACCAATGCAGCTTCACTTACTCAAAAATGGCGACTGGTGGGGTATTCTCAGTATGGCGATCGGCTTGGGTTGTTTGGAGATATTTTTAGAAGAAGGCAATCGTAAAGACTGGTTCGGTTCGGAGTTGATTGTTCGTTGCGCTATCTTTGCCGCGATTTTTATCACTGTTTTCTTATGGATCGAACTAACTCGCCGTCAGCCTTTTATCAATCTGCGTTTGCTGCTCAGGCGTAACTTTAGCATTGGTAGTATAGCGGGACTGGCTTTGGGTTTGGGCTTATACGGCTCGGTTTATATTTTGCCCCTATATCTAACCCAAATTCAAGACTACACGGCAATGCAAATTGGGGAAGTAATTATGTGGTCTGGTTTACCGCAGCTATTATTAATTCCTCTAGTTCCCAAACTGATGCAGCGTTTTGATGTCAGGTTTTTAGCAGCAGTGGGATTTAGTATTTTTGCTTTAAGCTGCTTCATGAATTCTAGTATGACCAGTCAAACAGATATTACTCAATTACGCTGGTCGCAGTTGGTTAGGGCTTTAGGACAACCTTTAATGATTGTTCCTCTAACTACCATTGCTACGGGCAATATCGAACCCAAAGAGGCTGGTTCGGCTTCTGGCTTATTTAATATGATGCGTAACTTAGGTGGCTCGATGGGTATTGCTGCTTTATCGACTTTACTTTCCAGGCGAGAGCAATTTCATTCCAGTCACATTGGCGAAGCGGTTTCTCTGTACGATCCCCAAACTCAACAACGAATAGATCGCTTAATTCAAACCTTTATATCTCGCGGTAGCGATGCGGTAACGGCAAGACAACAGGCGATCGCAGTAATTGATAATCTCGTCCGTCGTGAGGCTTACACGATGGCTTATAACGACTGCTTTTATTTTATGGGATTTGCTATCTTACTCTGCGGTCTAGCGTTAATTTTCTGTAAAAAAGTCAAAACTGGTGGTAATACTGCCGCACATTAA
- a CDS encoding response regulator transcription factor — protein sequence MQSQTTPIRVLIADDHSIVRQGLVTIINRDPQMSAIAQAEDGKQAVSLFREHQPNVTLMDLRMPQMGGVEAITAIRAEFKQARIIILTTYNTDEDIYCGLQAGAQGYLLKSAKPTELLNAIRIIYSGQKYVPPEVGAKLVQRMSNPKLSERELEVLRLMAQGMSNLDIAKALVIGESTVKSHVNRILSKLAVNDRTQAVIVAAKRGIVSL from the coding sequence ATGCAGAGCCAAACTACACCAATTCGCGTACTAATTGCCGACGATCACTCTATTGTCAGACAAGGGTTAGTCACCATTATTAACCGCGATCCGCAAATGAGCGCGATCGCCCAAGCGGAAGATGGTAAACAGGCAGTATCCCTGTTTCGCGAACATCAGCCCAATGTAACGCTAATGGATTTGAGAATGCCACAGATGGGAGGAGTTGAAGCTATTACCGCTATTCGCGCTGAGTTCAAACAGGCTCGAATTATAATACTAACGACTTACAACACTGATGAGGACATCTATTGCGGTTTGCAAGCAGGTGCTCAAGGATATCTACTCAAGAGTGCCAAGCCAACGGAGTTGCTAAACGCGATTCGCATAATTTATAGCGGTCAGAAGTATGTTCCGCCAGAAGTAGGTGCCAAGCTGGTACAGCGCATGAGCAATCCAAAATTGAGCGAACGAGAGCTAGAAGTATTACGTTTGATGGCGCAGGGAATGAGTAATCTAGACATTGCTAAAGCTTTAGTTATTGGCGAAAGTACCGTTAAATCTCACGTCAATCGGATTTTAAGCAAATTAGCAGTCAACGATCGCACTCAAGCCGTAATAGTGGCTGCCAAACGAGGAATTGTCAGTTTGTGA
- a CDS encoding HlyD family secretion protein, which produces MQTIDDKSSDRDRERITERFADSPQKNSPETNGKIPKKSGKKPSKILIWAAVGIGAIGASVFGYRWWHYASTHETTDDAYVTGHVHQISSRIPGTVTEVDVNDNQQVNTGELLVKLDPGDYRVAVSKAEAALATAQGQANAAKANISLASETTKATSTQAQGDISDATANIATAKAAVSGAKSGIGSAKAELARANANLNKTQQDYKRYSTLYQQGAVSQQQRDNAQAAYEVAQAEKNAAEQGVEQAQTQLAQAQQGVVSANAKLAATKSELQQVSASGQQTEANRAQYSAAQAQIAQAQAALEDARLQLSYTNITAPTGGKVGSKTVEVGQRIQAGTPLMAVVGNDYWVTANFKETQLGEIKPGETVEVKIDAFDNRAFVGKVDSISPASGAEFALLPPDNATGNFTKVVQRIPVKIVLDRQSINQSIKGYESRITPGMSAVVSVELEQ; this is translated from the coding sequence ATGCAAACTATAGACGACAAATCCTCTGATAGAGATAGAGAAAGAATCACCGAACGCTTTGCAGACTCACCCCAAAAAAACTCTCCAGAAACAAACGGCAAAATCCCTAAAAAATCTGGTAAAAAACCCTCGAAAATACTTATTTGGGCGGCAGTAGGAATTGGAGCAATTGGGGCGAGTGTCTTTGGCTATCGCTGGTGGCACTATGCGTCTACTCACGAAACTACTGACGATGCTTATGTTACGGGACACGTCCATCAAATAAGCAGCCGTATTCCTGGAACGGTAACTGAAGTAGATGTCAACGATAACCAACAGGTCAATACAGGAGAGCTATTAGTCAAACTCGATCCTGGCGATTATCGAGTTGCAGTATCTAAAGCAGAAGCAGCACTAGCAACCGCACAAGGACAGGCAAACGCCGCTAAAGCCAATATTTCCCTCGCTTCAGAAACTACCAAAGCTACATCGACTCAAGCACAGGGAGATATTAGCGATGCTACTGCCAACATTGCCACTGCCAAAGCTGCCGTATCGGGGGCAAAATCGGGAATCGGTTCGGCGAAAGCAGAGTTAGCTAGAGCCAATGCCAATTTAAACAAAACCCAGCAAGATTACAAACGCTATTCGACTCTATACCAACAGGGAGCAGTTTCTCAACAGCAACGGGATAATGCCCAAGCCGCTTATGAAGTGGCACAGGCAGAAAAAAATGCAGCAGAACAAGGAGTAGAGCAGGCTCAAACTCAGCTAGCACAGGCGCAACAAGGGGTAGTTAGTGCCAATGCCAAACTCGCCGCCACCAAAAGCGAATTACAGCAGGTATCGGCTAGCGGACAACAAACCGAAGCCAACCGCGCTCAATACAGTGCCGCTCAAGCTCAAATAGCTCAAGCTCAAGCTGCCCTGGAAGATGCCCGCTTACAGCTTTCCTATACCAACATTACCGCACCTACAGGGGGAAAAGTGGGTAGTAAGACGGTAGAAGTCGGACAAAGAATTCAAGCAGGAACGCCTTTAATGGCAGTTGTCGGCAACGATTATTGGGTTACGGCAAATTTTAAAGAGACTCAGTTAGGAGAAATTAAGCCAGGGGAAACGGTAGAAGTTAAAATCGATGCTTTTGACAACCGCGCTTTTGTCGGCAAGGTAGACAGTATTTCTCCTGCTTCGGGCGCAGAATTTGCTCTATTGCCCCCCGATAACGCTACGGGAAATTTCACCAAAGTAGTACAGCGTATCCCTGTCAAAATTGTTCTCGATCGCCAGAGTATTAACCAGAGTATTAAAGGGTACGAATCGCGTATAACTCCAGGAATGTCGGCAGTCGTCAGCGTGGAGTTAGAACAATGA
- a CDS encoding MarR family winged helix-turn-helix transcriptional regulator gives MPTESANFNLNSQQYKQVTAPQSIGYRIKLLSQLMARNFQDRLEPLGLTPFHWVVLCCLWSEDGLATSAISEKLQQVGGTLTGVLDRMEERGLIRRERDRCDRRMVRIWLTDTGRELETVLPPIALEMRERVMAGFTDSERKQFSQLVDRAIANLS, from the coding sequence ATGCCAACTGAGTCAGCTAATTTTAATTTAAATTCTCAACAATACAAACAAGTTACAGCTCCACAGAGTATAGGCTATCGCATCAAGCTACTATCGCAGTTGATGGCACGTAATTTTCAAGATAGATTAGAACCTTTGGGACTAACCCCTTTTCACTGGGTGGTGTTGTGTTGCCTTTGGTCGGAAGACGGTCTGGCAACTTCTGCAATAAGTGAAAAGCTGCAACAGGTGGGGGGAACCCTAACAGGTGTTTTAGATCGTATGGAAGAAAGAGGCTTAATTCGACGCGAACGCGATCGCTGCGATCGGCGGATGGTGAGAATTTGGCTTACGGATACAGGCAGAGAACTAGAAACTGTTTTGCCTCCTATTGCTTTAGAAATGCGCGAACGAGTCATGGCAGGGTTTACCGATAGCGAACGGAAGCAGTTTTCCCAATTAGTAGATCGCGCGATCGCCAATTTATCATAG
- a CDS encoding mercuric reductase — MNAEHYDDIIIGGGKAGKTLAPDLVAAGRKTALIERSLTNIGGGCINLACIPTKTMVASAEVAEIVRNSSAYGIKTGVPIVDLPSVIQRKRAVVRGMREMNLHNLETALDCDLIIGTGQFTAAKTLAVTTDEGNTRYLTAERFFINTGTRPLIPTILGLQEAGFLTSESIMELETLPEHLIVLGSGYIGLEFAQMFRRFGCRVTVIGRGGQILSSQDSDMAIAVQTLLERNGIEFMLDARVLKVARLGNKTILHVGSTEGEIQLQGSHLLIAVGRAPNSEALNLSAAEIATDTRGFIQVNERLETNISGIWALGDINGGPQYTHISLDDYRIVKANLLDGGNRNTGDRPVPSCLFIEPELAHVGLTETEARQQGYEIRVAKLEAAAIPRAKTLGQTEGVLKAIVDAETGLILGCSLLCHAAGEMISTVQMVMQAKLPYTGLRDGVLTHPTMTEGLNLLFSKL; from the coding sequence ATGAACGCAGAACACTACGACGATATTATTATTGGCGGTGGCAAAGCAGGTAAAACCCTGGCACCCGATCTGGTCGCTGCTGGACGCAAAACCGCTTTGATCGAACGCAGCTTAACCAACATCGGTGGTGGATGTATCAATCTTGCCTGTATTCCTACTAAAACAATGGTGGCAAGTGCCGAGGTAGCCGAGATAGTGAGAAACAGCAGTGCTTATGGCATTAAAACAGGAGTGCCTATCGTCGATTTACCATCTGTAATTCAGCGCAAACGAGCGGTTGTCAGAGGAATGCGCGAGATGAATTTGCACAATTTAGAGACGGCTTTGGATTGCGATCTAATTATTGGAACGGGACAATTTACTGCTGCTAAAACACTCGCGGTAACGACGGATGAAGGCAATACTCGCTATCTCACCGCAGAACGTTTCTTTATCAACACTGGCACTCGTCCGCTAATTCCTACTATTCTCGGACTACAAGAGGCTGGTTTTCTAACCAGCGAGTCAATTATGGAGTTAGAAACATTACCAGAGCATCTAATTGTACTCGGTAGTGGCTATATTGGCCTGGAATTCGCCCAGATGTTCCGTCGCTTTGGCTGTCGCGTTACGGTAATTGGACGAGGGGGGCAAATCTTATCATCGCAAGATTCCGATATGGCGATTGCGGTACAAACACTTTTAGAACGAAATGGAATTGAATTCATGCTCGATGCCAGAGTATTAAAGGTCGCGCGCCTTGGCAATAAAACTATTCTTCACGTTGGGTCTACCGAGGGGGAAATACAGCTTCAGGGTTCGCATTTACTTATTGCTGTGGGTCGTGCGCCCAACAGTGAAGCTTTAAATTTATCTGCTGCGGAAATAGCAACAGATACACGGGGATTCATTCAAGTCAACGAGCGTCTAGAAACAAACATATCGGGAATATGGGCGTTGGGCGATATTAATGGTGGTCCCCAATACACTCATATATCTCTGGACGATTATCGCATTGTCAAAGCCAATTTACTCGATGGCGGCAATCGTAATACGGGCGATCGCCCTGTTCCTTCCTGTCTATTCATCGAGCCAGAACTGGCACACGTGGGTCTGACTGAAACCGAAGCACGGCAGCAGGGGTATGAGATTCGGGTGGCAAAACTGGAGGCAGCGGCTATTCCCAGAGCCAAAACTCTCGGACAAACTGAGGGAGTGCTAAAGGCGATTGTCGATGCTGAAACAGGGCTTATTCTTGGCTGTTCTCTCTTGTGTCATGCAGCAGGTGAAATGATTTCCACCGTGCAGATGGTGATGCAGGCGAAGCTGCCCTATACTGGTCTCCGCGATGGTGTGTTGACCCATCCTACTATGACTGAAGGGCTAAATCTGCTGTTTTCTAAATTGTAA
- a CDS encoding DHA2 family efflux MFS transporter permease subunit encodes MLNEKWAIALSVALGAILEVIDTSIVNVALPDIQANLGATITEIGWVVTGYAIANVIIIPLSAWLGEQFGQKRYFIFSLVGFTIASVLCGFASTLPFLIISRILQGLCGGGLLAKAQAILFQTFPPAEQGIAQGVFGMGVIVGPAIAPTLGGYLTDSVGWRWIFFVNIPFGILAVMMCWLFLPTDAKVRRQDKRRVDWLGICLLAIAVGSLQTFLEEGERDDWFNSNFIVVLGIVAAMGMGLFIWRELTAKRPAVDLRILRYRSLAAGSLYSAVVGMGLYGALFAVPIFAQNVLDFTAMQTGMLLFPGALAAAIMMPILGRVASKIDPRILIASGGIITSLVMFQLAKINPDTGTEALFYPLLWRGVGMVMMFLPLSLATLGSLPKNDVPAGSGFYNLTRQLGGSIGIAILTTLLARREDFHRGILSDRVSLYNSPTNQRLEALTSAFQNRGIDADTAHQQALAAISQAIDLQSAILSFEDIFKFVGVAFLCTLPLLLLLGKGNRNRVTGVH; translated from the coding sequence ATGTTAAATGAAAAATGGGCGATCGCTCTTAGTGTAGCTTTGGGGGCAATTCTCGAAGTCATAGATACCAGTATTGTTAACGTTGCCCTGCCCGATATTCAGGCAAATTTAGGAGCGACAATTACCGAAATTGGTTGGGTGGTTACGGGTTATGCGATCGCTAATGTAATTATCATTCCTTTAAGTGCTTGGTTGGGGGAACAGTTCGGACAAAAACGCTACTTTATCTTTTCCCTAGTTGGTTTTACCATTGCTTCTGTACTGTGTGGCTTTGCCTCAACTTTACCGTTTCTAATTATTTCGCGCATTCTTCAGGGTCTTTGTGGCGGTGGGTTACTTGCCAAAGCACAGGCAATTTTATTTCAAACTTTTCCTCCCGCAGAACAGGGCATCGCTCAAGGGGTGTTTGGTATGGGGGTAATCGTTGGTCCCGCGATCGCTCCTACTTTGGGTGGTTATTTAACCGATAGCGTCGGCTGGCGATGGATCTTTTTTGTCAATATTCCCTTTGGGATTTTAGCCGTAATGATGTGCTGGTTGTTTCTGCCCACAGATGCCAAAGTCAGACGACAAGACAAACGTAGAGTCGATTGGTTGGGAATTTGTTTGCTGGCGATCGCAGTAGGCAGTTTGCAGACTTTTTTAGAAGAAGGTGAACGGGACGACTGGTTCAACTCTAACTTTATCGTGGTTCTGGGAATTGTCGCAGCGATGGGAATGGGTTTATTTATCTGGCGCGAACTTACTGCCAAACGTCCCGCTGTAGATCTGCGAATTTTGCGTTACCGTTCTCTAGCTGCTGGCAGTCTTTATTCGGCAGTTGTAGGGATGGGACTTTACGGTGCGTTGTTTGCCGTGCCAATTTTTGCTCAGAATGTACTGGACTTTACCGCCATGCAAACGGGTATGCTGTTGTTTCCAGGGGCGTTAGCCGCAGCGATAATGATGCCGATATTGGGTAGGGTGGCAAGTAAAATCGACCCCAGAATTTTGATTGCTAGCGGGGGCATTATTACCAGCTTAGTCATGTTTCAACTGGCAAAGATTAACCCCGATACGGGAACCGAAGCCTTATTTTATCCGTTACTCTGGCGCGGAGTCGGTATGGTGATGATGTTTTTACCCCTGAGTCTGGCTACTTTGGGTTCGTTGCCTAAAAACGATGTTCCTGCGGGTTCTGGCTTTTACAATCTCACCCGTCAACTAGGCGGCAGTATCGGTATTGCTATTCTTACTACTTTACTTGCTCGACGAGAAGACTTTCACCGCGGCATCTTGAGCGATCGCGTCAGTCTTTATAACTCTCCAACCAACCAGCGTTTGGAAGCTCTAACCAGTGCCTTTCAAAATCGGGGAATAGATGCCGATACCGCCCATCAGCAAGCACTAGCGGCAATATCTCAGGCGATCGATCTTCAGTCGGCAATTTTATCCTTTGAAGATATTTTTAAATTCGTCGGCGTTGCTTTTTTATGTACTCTACCTTTGCTATTACTTCTCGGTAAGGGGAATAGAAATAGAGTGACAGGGGTGCATTAA
- a CDS encoding DUF1772 domain-containing protein, translating into MTITNHSLFILKLFVVLGSGLVAGVFFAFSSFVMKALARLKPSEGIAAMQSINITVINPWFMTALFGTGVVCLFLVSFSLLKLHQSASIYLLVGSILYIVGTVGVTIVFNVPLNEALAKVEPTSTQGAALWESYLTDWTFWNHVRTIAAFLATGAIALSLV; encoded by the coding sequence ATGACAATTACTAACCACTCGCTTTTCATATTAAAGCTTTTCGTAGTTTTAGGCTCTGGATTGGTAGCAGGAGTCTTCTTTGCTTTTTCATCCTTCGTAATGAAAGCTCTAGCTAGACTCAAACCCTCAGAGGGTATTGCTGCTATGCAGTCTATTAATATTACCGTAATTAATCCCTGGTTTATGACAGCATTGTTTGGTACGGGAGTAGTTTGTTTATTTTTAGTTAGCTTTTCATTGTTAAAGTTGCATCAATCGGCTTCAATTTACTTACTAGTTGGCAGCATACTTTATATTGTTGGTACGGTAGGCGTAACAATCGTTTTTAATGTACCTTTGAACGAAGCTCTAGCGAAAGTCGAGCCAACAAGTACTCAAGGCGCAGCATTATGGGAGAGCTATCTTACTGATTGGACGTTTTGGAATCACGTTCGGACTATAGCAGCGTTTTTAGCTACAGGAGCGATCGCTCTGAGTTTAGTTTGA
- a CDS encoding histidine kinase: MNTISSDIKHYFVAISSIAIALLLTLAIENLFERSLVAPFLAAVAITSWYGGMKPGNVSVILATIACNYFIFAPLDSINTGTAASLVRNAQFILVAYAICYLTGKLRFTTQSLTRTNQKLEREIQERIKAETALKTSQTELYALFSAIPDPLFVIDAEGCILNANLISSKKSYRPIDERVNYTLDEIFGDLEANRFLGCIQQALQTQQIVKAEYSLKIEERETWFCARISPISEKMVIWLARDISERRNAELRERKRAEAALILDERNRMAREIHDTLAQSFTGILVQVGAATQVLAYDLEATQAHLDTIDELARTGLIEAQRSVAALRPQLLEQGNLSSALLRMVTQMRAVTDIALIYEIKGKAYSLSVEVENNILRMGQEALTNAIKHADADEIRIDLAYEDMQCILRVKDDGRGFGVANISSLNGFGLLGMSERAESIGAQLTIQSQPGRGTEIMVAINKE, encoded by the coding sequence ATGAATACGATTAGCTCGGACATAAAACATTACTTTGTGGCAATATCGTCGATCGCGATCGCCTTACTTCTCACACTAGCGATCGAGAATTTATTCGAGCGTTCTTTGGTTGCACCGTTTTTGGCTGCTGTAGCTATTACCTCCTGGTATGGAGGAATGAAACCAGGGAATGTCTCGGTTATCTTAGCAACTATTGCCTGCAATTACTTTATTTTTGCTCCACTCGATTCGATTAACACTGGAACTGCTGCTAGCTTGGTTCGCAACGCCCAGTTTATTCTCGTAGCTTATGCAATCTGCTATCTTACTGGAAAATTGAGATTTACGACTCAAAGTCTAACTCGCACAAATCAAAAATTGGAGAGGGAAATTCAAGAACGCATCAAGGCAGAAACAGCCCTCAAAACCTCGCAAACAGAACTTTATGCTCTATTTTCGGCAATTCCCGATCCGCTTTTTGTTATCGATGCTGAAGGATGTATCTTAAACGCAAATCTCATTTCCTCAAAGAAAAGTTATCGCCCGATTGACGAACGAGTAAATTATACATTAGACGAAATCTTTGGAGATCTAGAAGCAAATAGATTTCTCGGTTGTATCCAACAAGCGTTACAGACTCAACAAATCGTGAAGGCTGAGTACAGTTTAAAAATCGAGGAGCGAGAAACCTGGTTTTGTGCTCGCATTTCACCCATCTCAGAAAAGATGGTTATTTGGTTGGCAAGAGATATTAGCGAACGGCGTAACGCCGAGCTACGCGAACGCAAACGTGCTGAAGCAGCGTTAATTTTAGACGAACGTAACCGTATGGCACGAGAAATTCACGATACTTTAGCTCAATCTTTTACAGGTATTCTCGTTCAAGTTGGAGCGGCAACGCAGGTACTCGCATACGATTTAGAAGCAACTCAGGCACATCTAGATACGATTGATGAGTTGGCACGAACTGGACTGATTGAAGCACAGCGTTCGGTGGCGGCACTTCGTCCTCAGTTGTTAGAGCAAGGTAATTTATCTAGTGCTCTGCTGCGTATGGTCACTCAAATGAGAGCCGTTACCGATATCGCTCTTATCTACGAAATTAAAGGCAAGGCTTATTCTCTATCTGTTGAAGTTGAGAATAACATTCTACGGATGGGTCAAGAGGCTTTAACCAACGCTATCAAACATGCCGATGCCGATGAAATTAGGATCGATCTAGCTTACGAAGACATGCAATGTATTTTACGCGTCAAAGACGATGGGCGTGGTTTTGGAGTTGCCAATATTTCATCTTTAAATGGATTTGGCTTATTAGGGATGAGCGAGCGAGCAGAAAGTATTGGAGCACAACTGACAATTCAAAGCCAACCAGGACGAGGAACAGAAATTATGGTTGCAATTAATAAAGAGTAA